AGGGAGCCTCCGGGCTGAATCACCGCTTTGATCCCCTGGGACAGCCCCACATCAATGCCGTCCCGGAACGGGAAAAACGCATCTGAAATCATGGCTGCACCGATCAATCCGCCCTTTTCTTCAGCCACTTTGGCATTAATTTCCTGTTTTTTGTCTTCATCTTTCAGATCGGCACAGGATTGATGGTATTGTTCAAAACAATACCGGTCCGCCAGTTTGCGGTATGCCTTGTCCACTGCGATCTGGGCCACGCCCACCCGATCCTGCTCCCCCGTGCCGATGCCCACGGTCACATTGTCTTTGACATAGATCACGGAGTTGGAGGTGATGCCTGATTCCACCAGCCACCCGAACAACATGTCCTCATATTCCCGGTCCGTGGGCGGCCGGTTCACTGAAAAGGTCTGCCCCTGATAATCCGTTACCGCCGGTATAAGATCTTCTCTGGTCAGGGCCTTTGGCACAAACGACCACTGGGCCACAACCCCGCCGTCCATCAGGCTTTTAAAATCCACCACCCGCTCTCCCACAAAACGCTGGAGCCGGTCCATGGCCTGGATGCGGATGACCCGCAGATTTTTTCTATCCCCTAAAATTTCCAGGACCCCGTCTTCAAATTCCGGTGCCACCACCACTTCGGCATACTGGGACGCGATGGCCTGGGCCGTGGCTTTGTCCACAGCCCGGTTCAACCCGATACATCCGCCGAAGGCCGCCACCCGGTCCGCCATATAGGCCCGGGTATACGCCGCCTCAAGACTGTGGGCCCGGGCCGCCCCGCAGGGATTGTTGTGCTTGACGATCACGGCACAGGGGGTGTCGGTGAAATATCGCAGAATATTCAGGCAGTTGTCCGCATCCGTCAGATTGGTTTTGCCCGGATGCTTGCCGGACTGGAGCAGTTCAATATCCGACACCAGGTGCTGTCCCGGCTGAATGGTCTTTGCGTCGCCCAAAATCAGGTTGCCGTTGACAAGGCGGTACAATGCGGCTTCCTGGCCCGGGTTCTCTCCATAGCGAAGGCCTTTTTCCACCCCGTCAATCACCCAGGACACTTTTTCATAAAACAGGGTCTGCCGGGTATTTTCCTCCACAAAAGCGATTTCCATGCGGGAGGGAAAATGGTCATCCATAATGGTTTTATACATTTTTTTAAGATCATCAGACATGATTCAAACTCCTGGTTGATAACATGATAAAAGTGCAGTGCCGGCTGTGCCGGCCAGATAATCGGCAATGGCCCGGTCATAGGCGGCCGTGTGCGCAAAAGCCCGGGCCGCCAGATCATACCGGTCCGCCAGGGTCAGACATCCCTTGCCGGCGGTGAGTTTTTCAAGAATTTTAGAATAGTCTTCCGGGTTGGTCACGGATGCCACCCGGATAAAATTTTTGGCAGCGGCCCGGATCATGGTGGGGCCTCCGATATCGATATTCCCCCGGGCATTTTCCAATGTCATGTCGGGCCG
The window above is part of the Desulfotignum phosphitoxidans DSM 13687 genome. Proteins encoded here:
- a CDS encoding bifunctional phosphoribosylaminoimidazolecarboxamide formyltransferase/IMP cyclohydrolase PurH, with protein sequence MSDDLKKMYKTIMDDHFPSRMEIAFVEENTRQTLFYEKVSWVIDGVEKGLRYGENPGQEAALYRLVNGNLILGDAKTIQPGQHLVSDIELLQSGKHPGKTNLTDADNCLNILRYFTDTPCAVIVKHNNPCGAARAHSLEAAYTRAYMADRVAAFGGCIGLNRAVDKATAQAIASQYAEVVVAPEFEDGVLEILGDRKNLRVIRIQAMDRLQRFVGERVVDFKSLMDGGVVAQWSFVPKALTREDLIPAVTDYQGQTFSVNRPPTDREYEDMLFGWLVESGITSNSVIYVKDNVTVGIGTGEQDRVGVAQIAVDKAYRKLADRYCFEQYHQSCADLKDEDKKQEINAKVAEEKGGLIGAAMISDAFFPFRDGIDVGLSQGIKAVIQPGGSLNDYQSIQACNEYDAAMVFTGQRSFKH